Within the Arthrobacter sp. Marseille-P9274 genome, the region TGACGCTCAGCGCCTGCGGCTCCGGTTCCTCGGCCCCCGAGGGTTCATCGGCGCCTGAGGGCTCGGCCGCCGGCGAAATCACCGTCTACAACGCGCAGCACGAGTCCATGACGCAGGCCTGGGTCGACGAGTTCACCGCCGAAACCGGCATCAAGGTCAACGTCCGCCAGGGCAGCGACACGGAGATGAGCAACCAGATCATCCAGGAAGGCGACGCCTCCCCCGCCGACGTCTTCATCACCGAGAACTCCCCCGCGATGACGCAGGTGGAGAACGCCGGGCTGTTCGCCGAGGTCTCCCCCGCGGTCCAGGAGAACGTGCCGGAGCAGTACCGCCCGTCGTCGAACATGTGGACCGGCGTCGCGGCCCGCTCCACCGTCTTCGTGTACAACAAGGAAGCGGTCAAGGAAGGCGACCTGCCGGCGTCGATCATGGACCTGGCGAAGCCGGAGTGGGCCGGCAAGTGGGGCGCCGCCCCCGGCGGCGCCGACTTCCAGGCGATCGTCTCCGCGATGCTCGAGCTCGAAGGCGAGCAGGCCACGGCCGACTGGCTCAAGGCGATGAAGGATAACGCCAAGGTCTACCCGAAGAACGGCGCGGCCATGAAGGCCGTGAATTCCGGCGAGGTCGACGGCGCCGTCATCTACCACTACTACTACGCGGCGGACCAGGCCAAGACCGGCGAGAACTCCGGCAATGTTGCCCCGCACTACTTCAAGAACGAAGACCCGGGCGCTTTCGTGAGCATCTCCGGCGGCGGCGTGCTGAAGTCCTCGGACAACCAGGAACCCGCCATGCAGTTCCTGGAGTTCATCACCTCCAAGAAGGGCCAGGAACTCCTTGGCACCGGCGAGGACTACGAGTACCCGGTGGGCAAGGACGTCGCCCCGCGCGAGGGCCTGGTCCCGCTCGAGGAACTGCAGGCCCCGCCCGTCGACGCGGCCAAGCTGAACAACCAGAAGGTCGTCGAACTGATGACCAGCGCAGGCCTGCTCTAAGCCGGAGTAGTCTATTTCGGTGAGCACTTCCCTACCGGTAGCCGGGGTCCGATGACCCCGGCTACCGGTACTTCCAGCGGCCCCTCGAACATCCGGTCCAAGGCGCGGGGCACCCGCTCCCGCCCGCCGGCACCGGTGGTGGCCGCCGCCGTCGCTATTTCCCTGGCGACGCTCATCCCGCTGGGCTTCGTCATCATCATGACCGTCGCCACCGGCTGGGACACCGCGGTGAAGCTGGTCTTCCGGCCGCGCGTGGGCGAGCTGCTCTTCAACACCGTCGGCCTGGTGCTGGCCACCGTTCCGCTGTGCATCGTCATCGGCGTCGCCGCGGCCTGGCTGGTGGAGCGCACCCGGCTGCCGGGCGCCCGCTTCTGGTCGCTCGTGCTGGCGGCCCCGCTGGCCGTCCCCGCGTTCGTCAACAGCTACGCCTGGGTCAGCACCATCCCCTCGCTGGGCGGCATCGCCGGCGGCACGCTGGTCTCGGTGCTCTCCTACTACCCCCTGGTCTACATACCGGCCGCCGCCGCGCTGCGCCGGATGGACCCCGCGCTGGAGCAATCGGCCGCCTCGCTGGGCCTGGGCCGCTGGCGTGCGTTCTTCCGCGTCATACTCCCGCAGCTCTGGCTGCCGATCACCGGCGGCTCGCTGCTGGTGGGCCTGCACCTGCTGGCCGAGTTCGGCGCCTTCTCGATGATCCGGTTCAACACGTTCACCACGGCGATCATGGAGCAGTACCAGTCCACCTTCAACGGCGTGGCCGCCAACATGCTGGCCAGCGTGCTGGTGCTGCTGTGCCTGGCGATGCTGCTGCTCGAGTCCCGGATCCGCGGCAACGCCCGCTACGCCCGGATCGGCTCCGGCGTCGCCAGCCGTCCGCCCATCCTGCCGCTCGGGCGCTACCGTCCGATCGCCGTCGTCGGTGTCCTGGCCCTGGCCGCGCTGGCGCTCGGCGTCCCGCTGGGCAACGTGGTGCGCTGGCTGGTCGCCGGCGGGGCGGACATTTGGGACCTGCCGGAGATCGCCCACACGCTGGCGCAGACGCTCGCCTTCGGCCTGGCCGGGGCGTTGCTGACCGTGCTGCTGGCCTTCCCGATCGCCTGGCTGGCGGTGCGGTATCCGAGCGGGTTCACCAAGCTGCTCGAGGGCACCAACTACATCACCTCCTCGCTGCCCGGCATCGTGGTGGCGCTCGCGTTCGTCACCGTGGCCGTCGGCTACCTGCGGCCGCTGTACCAGACGGTTCCGCTGGTCATTGCCGCGTACGTGCTGCTGTTCCTGCCGCGCGCGCTGGTCAACCTGCGCGCCGGGCTGGCGCAGGCCCCGCGCGAGCTGGAGGAGGCGGCGCAGTCCCTGGGCAACCCGCCGCTGAAGACGTTCCTCCGGGTGACCCTGCGGCTGACCGCGCCGGCCGCCGCGGGAGGCGCCGCGCTGGTGTTCCTGGGCATCGCCAACGAGCTGACCGCCACGCTGCTGTTGGCCCCCACCGGCGTCAATACCCTGGCCACCCGGTTCTGGTCGCTGAGCTCCGAAATCGATTACGGCGGGGCGGCGCCCTACGCGCTCATCCTGATCCTGCTCTCGCTGCCCATGACGTACCTGCTGTATACCCAGTCGCAGAAGGCGGCCGGCCAATGACCTCGCCTGGAAGGAGCTGCGCCCCGTGAGCCCGGCCTCGGCTGATACCCCCACCCCGGACAGCCATCTCATCATCGACAACGTCACGAAGTCCTTCGGCAGCACCCAGGTCCTGCGCGGCGTGAGCCTCTCGGTGCACCGGGGAATTACGACGGCGATCGTCGGGCCCTCGGGCAGCGGCAAGACGACGCTGCTGCGGCTGATCGCCGGGTTCGAGGCGCCCGATTCCGGGTCCATCATGCTCGACGGCAAGGTGGTGGCCGACGGCACGACGCTGGTGCCCGCGCACCGCCGGAACGTGGGCTACGTCGCGCAGGACGGCGCCCTCTTCCCGCACCTGAGCGTCGGCGAGAACATCGCGTTCGGCCTGGACCGGCGCAAGTTCGCCGGCCGCGCCGCCGTCCGGAACCGGGTGGCGGAGCTGCTGGCGATGGTCTCGCTGGATCCCGACTACGCGGACCGTCGGCCGGACGAACTCTCCGGCGGCCAGCAGCAGCGCGTCGCCCTGGCGCGGGCGCTGGCCCGCGAACCCGAGCTGATGCTGCTGGACGAGCCGTTCAGCGCGCTGGACGCGGGCCTGCGCGTGGCTACCCGCAAGGCCGTAGCCGGCACCCTGGCCGCCGCCGGCGTCACCACCATCCTGGTCACGCACGACCAGGGCGAGGCGCTCTCCTTCGCCGACCAGGTGGCCGTCATGCGCCGCGGGGTGCTGGCCCAGATCGGCAACCCGTTCGTGGTGTACACGCGGCCGAGCGACCGGGAGACCGCCGAGTTCCTGGGCGACGCGGTGATCCTCGACGCCGACCTGCAGGGCTCGCTGGCCACCTGCGCGCTGGGCGGCATCCCGGTCCGGCGCCCGACCTGCCAGGGCCGGGTCCACCTGATGCTGCGCCCCGAGCAGATCCGCATCGCCGAGACCGGCGCCATCCGCGGCACCGTGCTGGAGACTGACTTCTTCGGCCCCGAGGTCACGGTCAAGCTGGAACTCCACGGCCCCGCCGCCAGCAACGGGCACAAGCAGACCATCACCATCCGGCACTGGAACGCGACCCTGACCAAACCCGGTACCGAACTGTACCTGCGCGTGATCGGCGAGGGCGTGGCCTTCCCGGCCTGACCGCAGCCCAGCCTGCATCGATTGGCCGGTAATGGCTGGATTGCGGCCACGCGGCTGCCCGGCGGCCCTGGGCTACGGCTTCTTCCGCTGCGGATGCGGCGCCTCGTGCCGCGCCAGCATCTCGACGAAGCCGGCGATCTTCTTCTCCCGCGCCGCCTGGGTGCGCAGCTGGCTGAGCCGGAAGATCAGGGCGAAGCGGTTCTGCGAGGTCAGCACGTCGAACATCGCCTGCGCCTCGGGTACGGCCGCGATCGCCGCCGCCAGGTCCTCGGGCACTTCCGCAGTGGCCGGGCCCGCATAGGCCCGCTCCCAGCGTCCGTCCGCCTTCGCCGCCGCGACCGCCGCCCGGCCGGCGCCGTGCATTTTCCCGGCGGCCTCCAGCCCCTCGATCCGTTCCACGTTCCGCAGCGACCAGACGCTGCGCTTGGTCCGCGGGCCGAACCGCTGGAAGGAGGACTCCCCGTCGCGGCGCCGGGCCTGCCCGTCGATCCAGCCGAAGCACAGGGCCTCTTCGAGGGCCCCGGCATAGTCCAGCGCGGTCACGTTGCCGCCCTTCTTGTGCAGCACCAGCCAGACCCCGGCCGACGCCGCGTGGTGCTCTTCCAGCCAGGCGCGCCAGGCATCGGCGTCGGGCAGCAGCAGTTCGGGAAGTTCCGCGGGCATGGACAAACACTAGCGGCGCATCCGGCCGCCGCACCATAGTCTGGAAGCAAACGAGGCCGGCGGCACGCCGGTCTTCGAAGCCACGGTGCCGCAACCAAGGAGGAGCCATGCTGCGAGTCCGCCCGGTCCACTACACGTCCCGCCCCGAGGAGTTCAGGCAGCTGCTGACGACGCTCGGCATGGCCGTCACCGCGGACTATGGCACCTGGATCGAACTCGACGCCGGCCACGGGCGCCTGGCCCTGCACGCCATGCCCGCAGCCTCGACCGCGGACGCCACCACCGCCCTTGGGTTCGAGGCCCGCGACCTGGAGACCTTCCGCCGGCGCACCGAGGAGGCCGGCAGCCACGCCGCGCCCTTCTCCGCGGACCACGGCGTCCGGGTCAAGGTCATGCCGCCGGACGGACTCGAGTTCATCGTGGACCCCGTCAACGAGTCCGCCGACGAGCACAATGCGGACCCGGCCCTGACCGTGGCCGCCGTCTGGCTCACCCCGGACGTCGCCGGAGCCGCGAAGGTGCTCGCGGACATCGGTGCCCGCGAACGCAGCTCGGGCCCCGACGCCGCGGACTTCACCGCCAAGAACGGCGGCGTCATCCACGTGCGCCGGGCGCAGGCGCCGGACGCGGATCTGGCCTTCGAGTACGACGGCGACCTGGCGGCCCTGCACCGGAAACTCACCGATGCGGGGCTGGCAGCAGCCGTGTCGAACACCCCGGCCGGACCTGTGCTGGAGGTGGCGGACCCGGACGGACCGGACGCCGCCGGCGGAGGGAAACTGCGCGTCACCCGCCCCCGCTGAGGCTTACGCTCTCGGGAGAAACCGCGCCGCCACCGGCGGTTCCGGCGTGACCTCGACCTCAGCCGTGCGATACAACAAGTACATGAACGTGCGCACACCGGACCCGAATCCAGGCTGGCTTTCCGAAGAAGACCTCTACGAAGCCAGGCGGCGGCTGCCCATGGTGTACGTGGAGGCCATCCCGGTCCGGCTGGAC harbors:
- a CDS encoding iron ABC transporter substrate-binding protein, with translation MKIRFPKLPAAAIAAAAALTLSACGSGSSAPEGSSAPEGSAAGEITVYNAQHESMTQAWVDEFTAETGIKVNVRQGSDTEMSNQIIQEGDASPADVFITENSPAMTQVENAGLFAEVSPAVQENVPEQYRPSSNMWTGVAARSTVFVYNKEAVKEGDLPASIMDLAKPEWAGKWGAAPGGADFQAIVSAMLELEGEQATADWLKAMKDNAKVYPKNGAAMKAVNSGEVDGAVIYHYYYAADQAKTGENSGNVAPHYFKNEDPGAFVSISGGGVLKSSDNQEPAMQFLEFITSKKGQELLGTGEDYEYPVGKDVAPREGLVPLEELQAPPVDAAKLNNQKVVELMTSAGLL
- a CDS encoding iron ABC transporter permease; protein product: MTPATGTSSGPSNIRSKARGTRSRPPAPVVAAAVAISLATLIPLGFVIIMTVATGWDTAVKLVFRPRVGELLFNTVGLVLATVPLCIVIGVAAAWLVERTRLPGARFWSLVLAAPLAVPAFVNSYAWVSTIPSLGGIAGGTLVSVLSYYPLVYIPAAAALRRMDPALEQSAASLGLGRWRAFFRVILPQLWLPITGGSLLVGLHLLAEFGAFSMIRFNTFTTAIMEQYQSTFNGVAANMLASVLVLLCLAMLLLESRIRGNARYARIGSGVASRPPILPLGRYRPIAVVGVLALAALALGVPLGNVVRWLVAGGADIWDLPEIAHTLAQTLAFGLAGALLTVLLAFPIAWLAVRYPSGFTKLLEGTNYITSSLPGIVVALAFVTVAVGYLRPLYQTVPLVIAAYVLLFLPRALVNLRAGLAQAPRELEEAAQSLGNPPLKTFLRVTLRLTAPAAAGGAALVFLGIANELTATLLLAPTGVNTLATRFWSLSSEIDYGGAAPYALILILLSLPMTYLLYTQSQKAAGQ
- a CDS encoding ABC transporter ATP-binding protein, yielding MSPASADTPTPDSHLIIDNVTKSFGSTQVLRGVSLSVHRGITTAIVGPSGSGKTTLLRLIAGFEAPDSGSIMLDGKVVADGTTLVPAHRRNVGYVAQDGALFPHLSVGENIAFGLDRRKFAGRAAVRNRVAELLAMVSLDPDYADRRPDELSGGQQQRVALARALAREPELMLLDEPFSALDAGLRVATRKAVAGTLAAAGVTTILVTHDQGEALSFADQVAVMRRGVLAQIGNPFVVYTRPSDRETAEFLGDAVILDADLQGSLATCALGGIPVRRPTCQGRVHLMLRPEQIRIAETGAIRGTVLETDFFGPEVTVKLELHGPAASNGHKQTITIRHWNATLTKPGTELYLRVIGEGVAFPA
- a CDS encoding YdeI family protein produces the protein MPAELPELLLPDADAWRAWLEEHHAASAGVWLVLHKKGGNVTALDYAGALEEALCFGWIDGQARRRDGESSFQRFGPRTKRSVWSLRNVERIEGLEAAGKMHGAGRAAVAAAKADGRWERAYAGPATAEVPEDLAAAIAAVPEAQAMFDVLTSQNRFALIFRLSQLRTQAAREKKIAGFVEMLARHEAPHPQRKKP
- a CDS encoding VOC family protein, encoding MLRVRPVHYTSRPEEFRQLLTTLGMAVTADYGTWIELDAGHGRLALHAMPAASTADATTALGFEARDLETFRRRTEEAGSHAAPFSADHGVRVKVMPPDGLEFIVDPVNESADEHNADPALTVAAVWLTPDVAGAAKVLADIGARERSSGPDAADFTAKNGGVIHVRRAQAPDADLAFEYDGDLAALHRKLTDAGLAAAVSNTPAGPVLEVADPDGPDAAGGGKLRVTRPR